One window from the genome of Nicotiana tomentosiformis chromosome 5, ASM39032v3, whole genome shotgun sequence encodes:
- the LOC138892030 gene encoding uncharacterized protein, with protein sequence MKDFLTAEDYELWTIMTQGPLTPTKQNAQNETVPKDPSEFVEADLRMMEKNAKAKKILIYGLGLDEYNMISACSNAKEIWDALQTAHEERNQVKRSRIELLMRNYELFSMKEFEPI encoded by the coding sequence ATGAAAGATTTTCTGACAGCTGAAGATTATGAACTATGGACCATAATGACCCAAGGCCCACTAACTCCTACTAAACAAAATGCGCAAAATGAAACTGTTCCTAAGGACCCCTCTGAATTTGTGGAAGCAGATTTgagaatgatggagaagaatgcaaagGCTAAGAAAATCCTTATCTATGGACTTGGTCTTGATGAGTACAACATGATATCTGCTTGCTCTAATGCAAAGGAGATCTGGGATGCACTCCAAACTGCTCATGAAGAAAGAAACCAAGTGAAGAGATCAAGGATAGAATTACTTATGAGAAACTATGAGCTCTTCTCCATGAAGGAGTTTGAGCCCATCTAG